The Leptospira brenneri genome includes a window with the following:
- a CDS encoding LIC_10042 family TonB-like protein, with translation MKAYTDNENGDCILSNKVFRELGMHILFEGSKYKALAIAFGSHLLVLSALIGYNLQSDIDSSLFHLKEGGAVSSIRMQFSSGLGKSAPSSSGNPSTNDGTKTLEDEITEFQNCLSYPALALEQKLEDVCVYKLVVKEDGSLEKIAVVTPCRYEVFDKQVRRQLADWQFQYSKGKEFVLPIRFRLDVRD, from the coding sequence TTGAAGGCATATACGGACAATGAAAATGGAGATTGCATTCTCTCCAATAAAGTTTTTCGTGAACTTGGAATGCACATTCTCTTTGAAGGTTCGAAATATAAGGCTCTCGCCATTGCTTTTGGATCTCATCTTTTGGTTTTATCAGCTCTCATTGGCTATAACCTTCAAAGTGACATAGATTCCTCCCTCTTCCATCTGAAAGAAGGGGGAGCCGTTTCCTCCATTCGTATGCAATTTTCTTCAGGCCTTGGAAAATCCGCTCCCTCTTCCTCTGGTAATCCTTCCACAAATGATGGAACGAAGACCCTAGAAGACGAAATCACCGAATTTCAAAATTGTCTCAGTTATCCGGCCTTGGCCTTGGAACAGAAATTAGAAGATGTTTGTGTTTACAAACTTGTCGTAAAAGAAGATGGTTCCTTGGAAAAAATTGCAGTGGTCACGCCATGCCGGTATGAGGTCTTTGATAAACAAGTGCGTCGGCAACTTGCCGATTGGCAGTTCCAATATTCCAAAGGTAAAGAATTTGTTCTACCCATTAGGTTCCGTTTAGATGTCCGAGACTAA
- a CDS encoding GMC family oxidoreductase N-terminal domain-containing protein: MGIPFFNEKIITPKKHSEIIKENKIQDGTWELSADVVIIGSGAGGAVAASELARNGWKVVLIEEGSYFTPAQFNSDEFISQARLYRDAGFIVTEEQTLSILQGRSIGGSTTINWQTSLYPPDYVTTEWSERFGWQGYSREEMDSFVTEVHERLGVHEVPNHLVNANNNVLRVGGKKIGLNPQVLRNNNRGCIGLGRCGLGCPINAKQSAFLTWIPDAIEAGAIVVSNMRAAKIKEGKIKTVIAEFTPDAYETAPKEVIEMMEIKAPVVIVSAGAIEGPALLQRSGIGNGWVGRNLKVHPTSTIFGKFDSEIKMFQGPPQSIVIKDGHNQNGTGYGYWLEAAPYRPTLASSLVPFYGKQQFDVMKDFTKYNAGIVLVRDGADGEANASVKYSLGRRKVYFELTPTDGLNMLRGLKALAEVTVAAGAKELVFPFTRFTEPYKVTGNDNFEWILKESTRPGDLTVGSAHPHGSIQSANDPEKGAVDLNLEIYGHKNIFVMDASVYPTGLSVNPQITTMSIVLRAARNLATQKEERTKI; the protein is encoded by the coding sequence ATGGGAATTCCTTTTTTTAACGAAAAAATCATCACTCCAAAGAAACATTCTGAAATCATCAAAGAAAACAAAATTCAAGATGGGACATGGGAACTGAGTGCTGACGTTGTCATCATTGGTTCTGGTGCTGGTGGAGCCGTAGCCGCAAGTGAGCTGGCACGAAATGGCTGGAAGGTAGTTCTGATTGAAGAAGGAAGTTACTTCACACCAGCGCAGTTCAATTCGGATGAATTCATATCCCAAGCAAGGCTTTACCGTGATGCAGGATTCATCGTCACCGAAGAACAAACTTTATCCATTTTGCAAGGTAGGAGTATTGGTGGATCCACAACTATCAATTGGCAAACTTCACTATACCCACCTGACTATGTAACTACAGAATGGAGTGAACGATTTGGATGGCAGGGATATTCAAGAGAAGAAATGGATTCTTTTGTTACAGAAGTTCATGAAAGACTCGGTGTTCATGAAGTTCCCAACCATTTAGTCAATGCGAATAATAACGTACTTCGTGTTGGTGGGAAAAAGATTGGTCTCAACCCACAAGTACTTCGAAATAACAATCGCGGTTGTATCGGTCTTGGTCGTTGTGGACTCGGTTGTCCAATCAACGCAAAACAATCTGCGTTTTTAACTTGGATTCCCGATGCTATTGAAGCCGGCGCTATAGTTGTTTCGAATATGCGAGCAGCAAAAATCAAAGAAGGGAAAATCAAAACGGTGATTGCTGAATTTACTCCTGATGCTTATGAAACGGCGCCCAAGGAAGTCATCGAAATGATGGAGATTAAGGCACCAGTTGTGATTGTGAGTGCTGGTGCCATCGAAGGCCCTGCTCTTTTACAAAGAAGTGGGATCGGCAATGGTTGGGTGGGTCGAAATTTAAAAGTCCATCCAACTTCTACTATCTTTGGAAAGTTTGATTCAGAGATCAAAATGTTCCAAGGCCCACCACAATCCATTGTGATCAAAGACGGTCATAATCAAAATGGAACAGGTTATGGTTATTGGTTAGAGGCAGCTCCTTATAGACCTACACTTGCTTCTTCACTGGTTCCTTTTTACGGCAAACAACAGTTTGATGTTATGAAAGACTTCACCAAATACAATGCAGGAATTGTTCTCGTTCGTGATGGGGCGGATGGGGAAGCGAATGCCAGTGTCAAATATAGTTTGGGAAGAAGAAAGGTCTATTTTGAACTAACACCTACAGACGGTCTCAATATGCTTCGGGGGCTAAAAGCTCTGGCAGAAGTGACAGTGGCTGCGGGTGCAAAAGAACTCGTTTTTCCTTTTACACGGTTTACAGAGCCTTACAAGGTCACTGGAAATGACAATTTTGAATGGATTTTGAAAGAAAGTACGAGGCCAGGAGATCTAACCGTCGGTTCTGCGCATCCGCACGGGTCCATCCAATCGGCAAACGATCCAGAGAAGGGTGCTGTTGATTTAAATTTGGAAATTTATGGTCATAAAAACATATTTGTCATGGATGCCTCAGTTTATCCTACAGGCCTTTCGGTGAACCCACAAATAACGACAATGAGTATTGTTCTCAGAGCTGCAAGAAATCTGGCGACACAGAAAGAAGAAAGAACAAAGATCTAA
- a CDS encoding KpsF/GutQ family sugar-phosphate isomerase, with product MKEKDTISIVKQALDDEISSLVHFRDQLDPSVKDCIDLILKSTGKVIVTGVGKSGDIAKKISHTLSSTGTSAYFLHPTDASHGDSGIVGPNDVVLAIGKSGESEELNYILPTLRKIGAKIVGITANAKSKLASLSDVVIITPVLKEACPLDLAPTSSTTIALVLGDAIAVALMELKNFQANDFALYHPAGRLGKRLSLYLSDVMRKGDRNASISLDANLETILKEITEKGIGATGVVDSNSKLLGLITDYDIRKYLTKNTLLPTVTAKEMMNANPSSFRPEEKAYDVLIKMESRERPISVAPVVDETGKFVGMISLHDLLQKGL from the coding sequence ATGAAAGAAAAAGATACTATATCAATCGTAAAACAGGCACTCGATGATGAAATTTCATCACTCGTTCACTTTCGTGATCAACTCGATCCTTCCGTTAAAGATTGTATCGATCTCATTTTAAAATCAACAGGTAAGGTGATCGTCACAGGTGTTGGCAAATCAGGTGACATTGCCAAAAAAATTTCCCATACACTTTCCTCTACAGGAACCTCTGCATATTTTTTGCACCCGACAGATGCCTCACACGGTGACTCTGGGATCGTCGGACCTAATGATGTAGTCCTTGCCATTGGCAAAAGTGGGGAATCAGAAGAACTTAACTATATCTTACCAACACTTCGCAAAATTGGCGCTAAAATCGTTGGAATCACCGCTAATGCCAAATCTAAATTAGCTTCCCTTTCCGACGTAGTCATCATCACTCCTGTATTAAAAGAAGCCTGCCCTTTGGATCTTGCTCCCACTTCAAGTACAACCATTGCACTAGTTCTTGGTGATGCCATAGCAGTCGCACTAATGGAACTAAAAAACTTTCAAGCCAATGATTTTGCCTTATACCATCCCGCGGGAAGGTTAGGAAAACGACTTTCTTTGTATCTATCTGATGTTATGCGAAAAGGAGATAGAAACGCATCTATTTCTTTAGATGCTAATCTTGAAACCATTCTCAAAGAGATTACAGAAAAAGGAATTGGTGCCACAGGTGTTGTGGATTCAAATTCCAAACTTTTGGGTCTTATTACTGACTACGACATTCGAAAGTATCTGACTAAAAACACACTTTTACCCACTGTCACTGCAAAAGAAATGATGAATGCAAATCCAAGTAGTTTCCGACCAGAGGAAAAAGCATACGATGTTTTAATCAAAATGGAAAGTAGAGAAAGACCTATTTCAGTAGCTCCCGTAGTGGATGAAACAGGTAAGTTTGTCGGAATGATCTCCCTTCACGATTTATTACAAAAAGGACTTTAA
- a CDS encoding tetratricopeptide repeat protein: MESVRKYLSLVFTFVILQTTLFAIDSDAMKEGKKAFSKKAYGEAIKKFTKHTDSHPQDGEAYMYLGYIYEYKKDYPKSIQNFRRAADLDLNKDQRKTVLLKLALFFNYHQDWNLSATYSSRYLKYDPKNEEVQKIYNRAVGNKGNPSSSQSYVQPVKQETKHSETKQTEPKKENSKKQEEVSEDSENTKPSEYYEQVLVNQPNLEDVRWDYVLALFEEKKYDKAEINLKTLIEKNPSRSRYHYKLGIVKLRQDDPKSAIESFERAKKNPFSKDTNVFLYYVYLNEGIAFQKLAEVDKAENSFQQAYKQLQKDPPLLALARLYEQKSDWENCISSADKALSLNPNQVESHMFRFVCMFEAGKRTKKFDTSFAKYSEFIDSKFSDLSQTPEKYQVGFIKLARRYTETNAFEKAETYFSILEKDPVRAESREFLFYRGRNYFYSGKVDTAIAVLQKVTGSSSGHYLLARCYSKKGDIPKTKEQFKLAADLKPEYWTSESLEKDFKDVWKDSSFREFIQTKAGTASAQNQP, from the coding sequence TTGGAATCCGTGCGGAAATATCTTTCCTTAGTTTTTACTTTTGTAATCCTTCAAACTACACTCTTCGCGATCGACAGTGATGCAATGAAAGAAGGGAAAAAAGCTTTTTCAAAAAAAGCTTATGGCGAAGCGATTAAAAAATTTACTAAACACACCGACTCACACCCGCAAGACGGTGAAGCGTATATGTATTTGGGTTATATTTATGAATATAAAAAAGATTACCCCAAATCCATTCAAAACTTCAGAAGAGCTGCCGATTTGGATTTGAACAAAGACCAAAGAAAAACAGTCCTTCTTAAATTAGCACTTTTTTTTAATTACCACCAAGATTGGAATTTATCAGCAACATACTCTTCTCGGTATTTGAAATATGACCCTAAAAACGAAGAGGTCCAAAAAATTTATAACCGAGCTGTAGGAAACAAAGGGAATCCATCTTCTTCGCAATCCTATGTTCAACCGGTCAAACAAGAGACAAAACATTCGGAAACAAAACAAACAGAACCTAAAAAAGAAAATTCCAAAAAACAAGAAGAGGTTTCTGAAGACTCAGAGAATACAAAACCGAGTGAGTACTACGAACAAGTTTTGGTTAACCAACCTAATTTAGAAGATGTTCGTTGGGATTATGTTTTGGCTTTATTTGAAGAAAAAAAATACGACAAAGCAGAAATTAACCTTAAAACTCTAATCGAAAAAAATCCATCCAGATCTAGATACCATTACAAATTGGGAATTGTCAAACTCAGACAAGATGATCCTAAATCTGCAATTGAATCGTTTGAACGTGCCAAAAAAAATCCATTTTCAAAAGATACCAATGTATTTTTGTACTATGTATATTTAAATGAAGGAATCGCCTTTCAAAAGTTAGCCGAAGTTGATAAAGCGGAAAATTCTTTCCAACAAGCCTACAAACAATTACAAAAAGACCCGCCACTTTTGGCACTAGCAAGATTGTATGAACAAAAATCGGATTGGGAAAATTGTATTTCTTCTGCAGACAAAGCTTTGTCTTTGAATCCAAACCAAGTGGAATCCCATATGTTTCGTTTTGTTTGTATGTTTGAAGCAGGAAAACGAACTAAAAAATTCGATACAAGTTTTGCAAAGTATTCTGAATTCATTGATTCTAAGTTTTCTGATTTATCCCAAACCCCTGAAAAATACCAGGTGGGATTTATCAAACTCGCAAGACGTTATACAGAAACGAATGCTTTTGAAAAAGCAGAGACATACTTTTCTATTTTGGAAAAAGATCCTGTTCGTGCCGAGTCTCGTGAGTTTTTATTCTATCGTGGACGAAATTATTTTTATTCCGGTAAGGTAGACACTGCGATTGCCGTCTTACAAAAAGTTACGGGTTCTTCCTCGGGACATTATTTACTCGCTAGATGTTATTCAAAAAAAGGGGACATTCCCAAAACGAAGGAACAATTTAAATTAGCGGCGGATTTAAAACCAGAGTATTGGACTTCTGAGTCTTTAGAAAAAGATTTTAAAGATGTTTGGAAAGATTCTTCCTTTCGTGAATTCATTCAAACAAAAGCAGGCACTGCGAGTGCTCAAAATCAACCATAA
- a CDS encoding type I 3-dehydroquinate dehydratase, protein MPESYKIIASVGEDELRHLQKKDVKEVDVIEVRLDLFSRNYIQKEMKKKLKALGLPVLFTYRRAEDSSVRSYVKLFHEDVEGILKDFNDNANYLDIELNREDTIFRNYETLNYRIIYSYHSFKKSILANEMTNFINKAKPVKKKNPIFKFAITPEDIEETADFLNDIKLLSKSNTMIGICMGELGIISRVFGDKFHSSFTYMTLGEPKAPGQISVDTFKKLRADLFKSPGSGKDSKED, encoded by the coding sequence ATGCCAGAATCTTATAAAATCATAGCCTCTGTTGGTGAAGATGAACTTCGCCATTTACAAAAAAAAGATGTAAAAGAGGTCGATGTCATCGAAGTCCGGTTGGATCTTTTTTCTCGAAACTACATCCAAAAGGAAATGAAAAAGAAACTAAAAGCGCTTGGTTTACCTGTACTTTTTACATATAGAAGAGCAGAAGACAGTAGTGTCCGATCTTACGTAAAACTTTTCCATGAGGATGTGGAAGGAATCCTAAAAGACTTCAATGACAATGCCAACTACCTTGATATTGAATTGAATCGTGAAGATACTATCTTTCGTAATTACGAAACTCTAAATTATAGAATTATCTATTCCTACCATTCCTTTAAGAAATCTATCCTTGCGAATGAAATGACAAATTTCATTAACAAAGCAAAACCAGTAAAAAAGAAAAATCCTATCTTCAAATTTGCAATTACCCCAGAAGACATTGAAGAAACGGCTGATTTTTTAAATGATATTAAACTTTTATCCAAGTCGAATACGATGATTGGAATTTGTATGGGAGAACTCGGAATTATTTCACGAGTATTTGGCGATAAATTTCACTCTTCTTTCACCTATATGACATTAGGTGAGCCAAAAGCCCCCGGACAGATTTCCGTAGATACCTTTAAAAAACTAAGAGCCGATTTGTTCAAAAGTCCAGGTTCCGGAAAGGATTCTAAGGAAGACTAA
- the pepN gene encoding aminopeptidase N, producing MKKILQILSFLSIILILDCRLKNPTYHLTQSEAETRFEIIEDIHYELDVHLTPKDHFEGKVKIRFAGKKLRDLRLDYYEGKIKSIILNDEDLTNLPYQKGHIQLPSNNLMIGNNTLTVIFETPYAKTGNGLHKFTDPDDKEVYLYSQFEAFHANKMFPCFDQPDLKATFQLNATVPKNWKVISTTLPNAQSKGTNPDEISYSFPESAKISTYVFSLHAGPYQVWEDNFESIPLRLFVRKSLAKYVDPKDWFTFTKEGFAFFNSYFGIPYPFLKYDQIIVPEFNFGAMENVGAVTFSERFVSRAPMTRSQRENLSDVVLHEMAHMWFGNLVTMRWWNGLWLNESFATYMASLAQAKNSEFKETWISFFEKMKQWAYEEDSFVTNHPVEAKVSDTEEAFTQFDGITYGKGASVLKQLVYFIGEDAFQRGVQNYLRKYSYSNSTLTDFLKELEFASGFPMKKWSKDWLETKGTNQVELTTVCADNKLYWKIVQSAPGLENKLRDHKTILGLYFFDKQNKQLSFEEYPVIYSGRSSNAIFEVKSCPDYSFINAEDHDFAIWKWTEPNKENLEYVLELDSDPMRKLILWTDYFRQVQLANITFDEFKDTALRLYPKESDIKIKRWILSRIAGDNGSTYVTSRFWFPEEKRIRDFESLQGFIWEELNKAKPGSDEQRYLFLSLIDSTYTTNSKKRLYDFLENKVSVNGLKIDQDLRWNLIVKLSSLEKDRTQIQTIIDREKKSDLSSRGVNSSLAAEGAEPNRVVKEKWIQILLNPKSSQFSSSTLRVVSYSLFPENQKDIQLTFLDTYFDALDKFNNGEDENYLDAFAKSLAPDFCTDETLLILKKFTGNHSRLPAPVKKTLLKQIDSEKKCIQMKNKHKDLITN from the coding sequence ATGAAAAAAATCTTACAAATTCTTTCCTTTCTATCTATCATTTTGATTTTAGATTGCCGTCTGAAAAATCCAACCTACCACCTAACGCAAAGTGAAGCAGAAACCAGGTTTGAAATCATAGAAGACATCCATTACGAATTGGATGTTCATTTAACTCCTAAGGATCATTTTGAAGGAAAGGTCAAAATTCGATTTGCTGGAAAAAAACTCCGAGACCTTCGTTTAGATTATTATGAAGGAAAAATTAAAAGTATCATTCTAAACGATGAAGATCTAACCAACCTTCCATATCAAAAAGGTCATATCCAACTTCCATCAAACAATTTGATGATTGGCAACAACACTCTGACTGTCATCTTTGAAACCCCTTATGCAAAAACGGGAAATGGCCTCCATAAGTTCACAGACCCTGATGATAAAGAGGTTTATCTTTATTCGCAGTTCGAAGCTTTTCATGCGAACAAAATGTTCCCTTGTTTTGACCAACCTGATTTAAAGGCAACCTTCCAACTGAATGCAACAGTTCCTAAAAATTGGAAAGTAATCTCCACAACCCTTCCCAATGCCCAATCCAAAGGAACAAATCCGGATGAAATCTCTTATTCCTTTCCGGAATCAGCTAAAATTTCCACTTATGTTTTTTCACTTCATGCAGGTCCTTATCAAGTTTGGGAAGATAATTTTGAATCCATTCCTTTGCGACTTTTTGTCCGTAAATCTCTAGCCAAGTATGTAGATCCCAAAGACTGGTTTACATTTACCAAAGAAGGGTTTGCCTTTTTTAATTCTTATTTCGGAATTCCTTATCCATTTTTGAAATATGACCAAATCATTGTTCCTGAATTTAATTTTGGAGCTATGGAAAATGTAGGAGCAGTTACGTTTTCCGAACGTTTCGTATCTCGAGCACCAATGACTAGGTCACAAAGAGAAAATCTTTCTGATGTTGTTTTACATGAAATGGCACATATGTGGTTCGGAAACCTTGTCACCATGCGTTGGTGGAATGGACTTTGGCTGAATGAAAGTTTCGCGACTTATATGGCAAGTTTGGCCCAAGCAAAAAATTCTGAGTTCAAAGAAACTTGGATTAGTTTTTTTGAAAAAATGAAACAATGGGCCTACGAAGAAGATAGTTTTGTCACCAATCATCCGGTAGAAGCAAAAGTTTCTGATACAGAAGAAGCCTTCACTCAATTTGATGGAATCACTTACGGGAAAGGAGCTTCTGTCCTCAAACAATTAGTTTATTTTATTGGTGAGGATGCCTTCCAACGCGGAGTTCAAAATTATCTTCGCAAATACTCTTACTCAAATTCTACACTCACTGACTTTTTAAAAGAGTTGGAATTTGCGAGTGGATTTCCTATGAAAAAATGGTCCAAAGATTGGTTAGAAACCAAAGGGACAAACCAAGTTGAACTAACTACCGTCTGTGCGGATAACAAACTGTATTGGAAAATTGTCCAATCTGCCCCAGGCCTAGAAAATAAACTCAGAGACCACAAAACCATACTTGGATTGTATTTTTTTGATAAACAAAACAAACAACTTTCCTTTGAAGAATATCCTGTAATTTATTCAGGCCGCTCTTCTAATGCTATTTTTGAAGTAAAATCCTGTCCCGATTATAGTTTTATCAATGCAGAGGATCACGACTTTGCCATTTGGAAATGGACAGAACCGAATAAAGAAAACTTAGAATATGTATTAGAACTGGATTCAGACCCAATGCGAAAACTCATTTTGTGGACTGACTATTTTAGACAAGTGCAGTTAGCCAATATTACCTTTGATGAATTCAAAGACACAGCACTTCGTTTGTATCCAAAAGAATCTGATATAAAGATCAAACGTTGGATTTTATCTCGGATCGCTGGTGATAATGGATCTACCTATGTTACAAGTCGCTTTTGGTTTCCTGAAGAAAAACGAATTCGTGATTTTGAAAGTTTACAGGGTTTTATCTGGGAAGAACTGAACAAAGCCAAACCGGGAAGTGACGAACAGCGATATCTCTTTCTTTCCTTGATCGATTCTACTTATACAACAAATAGTAAAAAACGTTTGTACGACTTTTTAGAAAACAAAGTTTCAGTTAATGGATTAAAAATCGACCAGGACTTACGTTGGAATCTGATCGTAAAGCTCAGTTCTCTAGAAAAAGATAGAACGCAAATTCAGACCATCATTGATCGTGAAAAAAAATCAGATCTTTCTAGTCGCGGAGTAAACTCTAGTTTGGCAGCCGAAGGTGCAGAACCAAATCGCGTGGTAAAAGAAAAATGGATTCAAATTCTTTTAAATCCAAAATCAAGCCAGTTCTCGTCTTCTACTTTAAGAGTGGTTTCTTATTCCTTATTTCCGGAAAACCAAAAAGATATCCAACTTACCTTCTTAGATACTTATTTTGATGCATTAGACAAATTCAATAATGGCGAAGACGAAAACTACTTGGATGCATTTGCTAAAAGTTTAGCCCCTGATTTTTGTACGGACGAAACTCTTCTCATTCTAAAAAAGTTTACAGGGAATCATTCACGACTTCCTGCTCCAGTCAAAAAAACTCTTTTGAAACAAATTGATTCAGAAAAGAAATGTATCCAAATGAAAAACAAACACAAAGACCTCATCACAAACTAA
- a CDS encoding peptidoglycan recognition protein family protein: MRENFKKRFRDRIKGVYGSKSLVLVLFWNPLCQKLVNLSLIFLIFNGCIGIFRKAPDYPSIRISGLVSYSELESIKNVKWNHLSKGRDPKSVSAIVLHNSGKRKFSDFFRLSASNDFLFHVYVDSDGNILGDPNFLNHEWSAAPGIDLESIHIVYEGTQETLYNNRKQRGSLNQIISYLTEELDIPKSNYDVISKKGVFTHNQTKRRFGGFVDFSPCGSELALKQILSEIDGKFYEEDDWKDRFVTGWVLKKENKDILKETFKPTNGRGITKPEKIIFSKIEKDEKGFTPEEYRVKYTFRGKINPSCVVLHYTAISEYFKSLRTLEARNLTASIMIDNNGKAYQLVDVLEDRAAAATGTNDNCIQIEIVAKDTEELLKQPEQIQTVKDLVTELTTKYKIPLSNEKLEDLSGVFSHTQAKKKWGGSIFLNAKDFDPGEEYMEMILNSIGGKYYSEPEWKNRKSIDWAILYRNFQP; the protein is encoded by the coding sequence TTGAGAGAAAACTTTAAGAAACGATTTCGCGATAGGATAAAGGGTGTATACGGCTCCAAGTCTCTTGTCCTTGTTCTATTTTGGAACCCATTGTGTCAGAAACTTGTAAATTTATCACTCATTTTCCTTATTTTCAACGGATGTATTGGTATTTTTCGAAAGGCTCCAGACTATCCATCCATCCGCATTTCCGGTTTGGTCTCTTATAGCGAACTAGAGTCGATCAAGAACGTTAAATGGAACCATCTTTCTAAAGGAAGAGATCCAAAATCTGTTTCCGCTATCGTCTTACACAATTCTGGAAAAAGAAAATTCTCTGACTTCTTTCGACTTTCGGCGAGTAATGATTTTTTATTCCACGTTTATGTAGACTCCGATGGAAATATTTTGGGAGATCCTAATTTTTTAAACCATGAATGGTCGGCCGCACCAGGAATTGATTTAGAATCCATTCATATTGTTTACGAAGGCACTCAAGAAACTTTATACAACAACCGCAAACAACGCGGAAGTTTAAACCAAATCATTTCTTATCTAACAGAAGAACTAGACATTCCAAAATCTAATTATGATGTCATTTCTAAAAAAGGAGTTTTCACTCACAATCAAACCAAACGAAGATTTGGTGGTTTCGTGGATTTTTCTCCTTGCGGGAGTGAACTTGCTCTTAAACAAATCCTTTCTGAGATTGATGGGAAATTTTACGAAGAAGATGATTGGAAAGATCGTTTTGTCACTGGTTGGGTCTTAAAAAAAGAAAACAAAGACATTTTAAAAGAAACCTTCAAACCCACTAATGGAAGAGGAATCACCAAACCAGAAAAAATCATTTTCTCAAAGATTGAAAAAGATGAAAAAGGATTCACCCCAGAAGAATACAGAGTGAAGTATACTTTCCGTGGAAAAATCAATCCTTCTTGCGTGGTTTTACATTACACGGCCATCTCTGAATATTTTAAATCACTTCGCACACTAGAAGCTCGTAACCTAACCGCATCTATCATGATTGATAACAATGGAAAGGCTTACCAATTAGTCGATGTTTTGGAAGATAGAGCAGCAGCAGCAACCGGTACAAACGATAACTGTATCCAAATCGAAATTGTTGCCAAAGATACCGAAGAACTTCTAAAACAACCAGAACAAATCCAAACAGTCAAAGACCTTGTCACGGAACTCACTACCAAATACAAGATCCCTCTCTCCAATGAAAAACTAGAAGATTTATCTGGTGTTTTTAGCCATACCCAGGCCAAAAAAAAATGGGGTGGTTCCATTTTCTTAAACGCAAAAGACTTTGATCCGGGTGAAGAATATATGGAAATGATCCTAAATTCAATTGGTGGCAAATACTATAGCGAACCAGAATGGAAAAATCGAAAGTCCATCGACTGGGCCATATTATATCGTAATTTTCAACCATAA
- a CDS encoding UpxY family transcription antiterminator — translation MSETNPPIEESAWYIVYTKPRAEKKLSELLKKYHLENYLPIRKERKKWTDRFKWIHVPILPSYIFVKIVFWQDKNKVLQLPGSHHFVFHKGKPATVSQNDLDLLEEGLQKYSDSLKVSPESVLEKGKMVRIIGGSFAGKTMEILKVKNKTLVVLRFPGIETVFSYEVKFDDLAWEELIT, via the coding sequence ATGTCCGAGACTAATCCCCCCATTGAAGAAAGCGCTTGGTACATTGTGTATACAAAACCCAGAGCGGAAAAAAAACTAAGCGAACTTCTAAAAAAATATCATTTGGAAAATTACCTCCCCATCCGGAAAGAAAGGAAAAAATGGACGGATCGATTCAAATGGATCCACGTCCCGATCCTTCCTTCTTATATTTTTGTAAAAATTGTCTTCTGGCAGGATAAAAATAAAGTCCTCCAATTACCAGGTTCCCATCACTTTGTATTTCATAAGGGCAAACCAGCTACTGTCAGCCAAAATGACTTGGACTTATTGGAAGAAGGTCTGCAAAAATATTCGGATTCATTAAAAGTAAGCCCGGAGTCTGTTTTGGAGAAAGGGAAAATGGTTCGTATCATCGGTGGTTCCTTTGCCGGCAAAACAATGGAAATTTTAAAAGTTAAAAATAAAACCTTAGTTGTACTCAGGTTTCCAGGTATAGAAACCGTGTTTTCTTATGAAGTCAAATTTGATGACTTAGCCTGGGAGGAATTAATCACATGA